Proteins encoded within one genomic window of Eleutherodactylus coqui strain aEleCoq1 chromosome 1, aEleCoq1.hap1, whole genome shotgun sequence:
- the LOC136618943 gene encoding zinc finger protein 282-like isoform X1: MAEEEIRDPGTVTFNDVAVYFSMREWELLADWQRKLYRNVMKEIHGALTALGYEIANPGILVRIQQSDEPYNGSRDASDISEFTWTPHSQKSEEAMADCVEPELPPVRPDILLRVKLENSTNEQSCQTSVPPDVEEESSSAVFNPELALWIKQEDGVTPGEPSSSLKEDGVPPAVEALTPPLNPGGTQSAPPPLPSTRKLPKPPCNKATVHKRNGLKLRDKILVLCAYENNESVGSLAAQFGVSKAQIVQIIKRREELLSALQNNVSGDRIRRRRRTTNDKLNSAVWGWLLSIRDTDVTISGRIIREKALEIARDMGIRDFKASNGWLDSFKKAHNIHRSSLPFSVAGMDDWLSSMSAIDDR, encoded by the exons ATGGCCGAGGAGGAGATCCGAGACCCG GGCACCGTGACGTTTAATGATGTGGCGGTCTACTTCTCAATGCGGGAGTGGGAGCTGCTGGCGGACTGGCAGAGGAAGCTGTACCGCAACGTCATGAAGGAGATACACGGAGCCCTCACTGCGCTGG GATATGAGATTGCAAACCCCggaattttggtgcggatccagcAGTCGGATGAGCCTTATAACGGGTCCCGCGACGCCTCGGACATCTCGGAGTTCA CTTGGACGCCGCACTCGCAGAAGTCGGAAGAAGCCATGGCCGACTGTGTGGAGCCCGAGCTCCCGCCTGTCAGACCGGACATCTTACTGCGAGTAAAGCTGGAGAACTCGACCAATGAGCAGAGCTGCCAGACCTCCGTACCGCCAGACGTAGAGGAGGAGTCCA GCAGCGCAGTATTTAACCCCGAGCTGGCCCTATGGATCAAGCAGGAGGACGGAGTGACGCCCGGGGAGCCCAGCTCTTCACTGAAGGAGGACGGCGTGCCACCAGCCGTGGAAG CATTGACTCCGCCCCTCAACCCCGGAGGGACGCAATCGGCGCCGCCTCCTCTTCCATCCACCAGAAAACTGCCCAAGCCTCCCTGCAACAAGGCAACCGTGCACAAACGCAACGGACTGAAGCTGCGAGACAAGATCTTGGTCCTCTGCGCCTACGAGAACAATGAGTCGGTGGGCTCCTTGGCCGCTCAGTTTGGCGTCAGCAAAGCGCAGATTGTGCAGATCATCAAACGGAGGGAAGAGCTGCTGAGCGCGCTACAGAACAACGTCAGCGGGGACCGCATCCGGCGGCGGCGGAGGACCACCAACGACAAGCTGAACTCTGCCGTGTGGGGGTGGCTACTTTCTATACGGGACACAGACGTCACCATATCCGGCCGCATCATCCGGGAGAAGGCCCTAGAGATCGCTCGAGACATGGGCATCCGGGACTTCAAGGCCTCAAACGGTTGGCTGGACAGCTTCAAAAAAGCCCACAACATCCATCGcagctccctccccttctctgtgGCTGGGATGGACGATTGGCTGTCCAGCATGAGTGCTATCGATGACCGATAG
- the LOC136618943 gene encoding zinc finger protein 282-like isoform X2, translating to MGTVTFNDVAVYFSMREWELLADWQRKLYRNVMKEIHGALTALGYEIANPGILVRIQQSDEPYNGSRDASDISEFTWTPHSQKSEEAMADCVEPELPPVRPDILLRVKLENSTNEQSCQTSVPPDVEEESSSAVFNPELALWIKQEDGVTPGEPSSSLKEDGVPPAVEALTPPLNPGGTQSAPPPLPSTRKLPKPPCNKATVHKRNGLKLRDKILVLCAYENNESVGSLAAQFGVSKAQIVQIIKRREELLSALQNNVSGDRIRRRRRTTNDKLNSAVWGWLLSIRDTDVTISGRIIREKALEIARDMGIRDFKASNGWLDSFKKAHNIHRSSLPFSVAGMDDWLSSMSAIDDR from the exons ATG GGCACCGTGACGTTTAATGATGTGGCGGTCTACTTCTCAATGCGGGAGTGGGAGCTGCTGGCGGACTGGCAGAGGAAGCTGTACCGCAACGTCATGAAGGAGATACACGGAGCCCTCACTGCGCTGG GATATGAGATTGCAAACCCCggaattttggtgcggatccagcAGTCGGATGAGCCTTATAACGGGTCCCGCGACGCCTCGGACATCTCGGAGTTCA CTTGGACGCCGCACTCGCAGAAGTCGGAAGAAGCCATGGCCGACTGTGTGGAGCCCGAGCTCCCGCCTGTCAGACCGGACATCTTACTGCGAGTAAAGCTGGAGAACTCGACCAATGAGCAGAGCTGCCAGACCTCCGTACCGCCAGACGTAGAGGAGGAGTCCA GCAGCGCAGTATTTAACCCCGAGCTGGCCCTATGGATCAAGCAGGAGGACGGAGTGACGCCCGGGGAGCCCAGCTCTTCACTGAAGGAGGACGGCGTGCCACCAGCCGTGGAAG CATTGACTCCGCCCCTCAACCCCGGAGGGACGCAATCGGCGCCGCCTCCTCTTCCATCCACCAGAAAACTGCCCAAGCCTCCCTGCAACAAGGCAACCGTGCACAAACGCAACGGACTGAAGCTGCGAGACAAGATCTTGGTCCTCTGCGCCTACGAGAACAATGAGTCGGTGGGCTCCTTGGCCGCTCAGTTTGGCGTCAGCAAAGCGCAGATTGTGCAGATCATCAAACGGAGGGAAGAGCTGCTGAGCGCGCTACAGAACAACGTCAGCGGGGACCGCATCCGGCGGCGGCGGAGGACCACCAACGACAAGCTGAACTCTGCCGTGTGGGGGTGGCTACTTTCTATACGGGACACAGACGTCACCATATCCGGCCGCATCATCCGGGAGAAGGCCCTAGAGATCGCTCGAGACATGGGCATCCGGGACTTCAAGGCCTCAAACGGTTGGCTGGACAGCTTCAAAAAAGCCCACAACATCCATCGcagctccctccccttctctgtgGCTGGGATGGACGATTGGCTGTCCAGCATGAGTGCTATCGATGACCGATAG